The following are encoded in a window of Anopheles stephensi strain Indian chromosome X, UCI_ANSTEP_V1.0, whole genome shotgun sequence genomic DNA:
- the LOC118515270 gene encoding uncharacterized protein LOC118515270, translating to MPVTRASTKDMDTVELSGAETAVMQQPEVSMQVQVLRIKLKVVHKRLINMQTDPTLAQVQSKMLEELKAEQHTLLNQLIEQLPYDLDKDIAEDEVFQAEYLVKAASLQSMDVKPPPVAAQLVMPQHRLHIPMPTFDGSYEQWPKFKAMFQDIMSRANESDAVKLHHLNKALTGKAAGIINASMMNSNNFESVWEILVQRFENPRLIVDKHIAGLLHLKALPRESAKDLRHLAETCKAHVDGLIFMEKPIDGTSNLIITHILSSCLDAETRKLWERSLKHGEFPELYKTLEFITRQTEVLESCATKEPQQRQPSGKPASTKAFVSSTPNPPQLCCALCKQQHPLHKCPTFLILTTTDKIEKLKTLNRCFNCFGTGHAVSKCPSPWSCRHCKGRHHTLIHVENSRVTPGPSPVTGRQSTTATTTLTTVVSSTVLLSTAMLNITDSAGVTHPARVLLDSGAQSSFITGRLAQFLCLPRKLVNIPLSGIGGSAGSNVRHTVTTTIHSRCSSYNATVEMLVLPKLTVEMPRQYINISHWSIPEACVLADPSFNNPAPIDLILGASLFYEILRTGRLSLGDNMPTLQETEFGWVVSGNTIIEEPLSSSMCAVVTHTNELDSLMKRFFELEEVSGTPSWSNEERACEEHYTATTTTDINGRYVVRLPRKAEMIGKLGDSKTSALRRFLAIERRLQREPETQQAYVDFMNEYLRLGHMSKVAATSMDAETFYLPHHPVFKADSTTTKCRVVFDASSKSSTGVSLNDTLMVGPTIQQDATSILMRFRTRAVALTADVAKMYRQVLVHPTDRSLQRILWRNSPNEPIEEYELNTVTYGTASAPFLAVRSLQQTVEDHGKEYPAAAARSCDFYVDDFVSGSDSPAEAESLQVQTAELYAKTGFELRKWASNKPSVLQHVDQQQLAATPSAESGAEGVLATLGLVWDSSSDNMSFKINAPYVIGPITKRKVLSCIARIYDPLGIVDPVKAMAKQFLQRIWTLQTDQQHPWGWDDELPHHLQGQWINFHNQLIHLQELHIPRVAIGPDSISSQFHFFCDASEKGYGACCYIRSCNEQGVVTIQLFASKTKVTPISSKHSIARLELCAAQLASLLYNRVKSAVELQSPATFWTDSTTVVHWLRGSPSCWKPFVANRVSQVQQLTTGCAWRHIAGIDNPADLASRGCLSKELLNNPLWWQGPPWLNQPEEQWPESSISSFDDDAAAERRASTVACAVVEKPHHRVFTLYSSFSKLRRMMAYWVQYFNRCSKRRSYTGPGITTADLKEAEEVMCRLAQRDYFTQEIRALQRKESISSSSKLKWLHPQLGADGIIRVGGRLSNALLSEDTKHPIVVPNGHPLAHLLMDHFHKTLLHAGPQLMLNMNSSQSSVQEENASSACKHLAAEKLLATKIESAW from the exons ATGCCAGTGACACGTGCGTCGACAAAGGACATGGACACCGTGGAGTTATCTGGAGCAGAAACTGCAGTAATGCAGCAACCAGAAGTGTCCATGCAAGTGCAAGTGTTGCGCATCAAGTTGAAGGTCGTGCATAAAAGGCTGATCAACATGCAGACCGATCCAACACTTGCACAAGTGCAATCCAAAATGCTGGAAGAGCTGAAGGCTGAACAACATACACTGCTGAATCAACTCATCGAGCAGCTACCGTATGATTTGGACAAGGACATCGCTGAGGACGAAGTGTTCCAGGCCGAATATTTGGTGAAAGCGGCATCTCTTCAGAGCATGGACGTCAAGCCTCCGCCGGTGGCAGCACAACTCGTAATGCCGCAACACCGTCTCCACATCCCGATGCCTACGTTCGACGGTAGCTACGAACAGTGGCCAAAGTTCAAGGCTATGTTCCAGGACATCATGAGCCGAGCCAATGAGTCTGATGCTGTGAAACTTCATCATTTGAACAAGGCGTTGACAGGAAAGGCTGCCGGCATAATCAACGCCTCAATgatgaacagcaacaacttcgAGAGTGTATGGGAGATCTTAGTCCAGCGGTTCGAGAACCCCCGGTTGATCGTCGACAAACACATCGCCGGGTTGTTACACCTCAAGGCGCTACCCCGAGAGTCTGCAAAGGATCTTCGTCACCTTGCCGAGACTTGTAAGGCGCATGTTGACGGTCTCATCTTCATGGAGAAGCCCATCGACGGAACCAGCAACCTCATCATCACCCACATTCTGTCATCGTGCCTAGATGCGGAAACTCGGAAGTTGTGGGAACGCTCGTTAAAGCATGGAGAGTTTCCTGAGCTGTACAAAACTCTTGAGTTCATCACTCGGCAGACGGAAGTGTTGGAAAGCTGTGCAACGAAGGAGCCTCAACAACGACAACCGTCGGGAAAACCAGCGAGCACCAAGGCATTTGTGTCATCGACTCCGAACCCTCCGCAGCTCTGTTGCGCTTTGTGTAAGCAGCAACATCCATTACACAAGTGCCCCACATTTTTAATACTGACGACTACGGATAAGATCGAGAAGCTGAAAACATTGAACCgctgcttcaactgttttggtaCCGGACATGCAGTTTCTAAATGTCCCTCACCATGGTCGTGTCGTCACTGCAAGGGCAGGCATCACACGTTGATTCATGTGGAGAACTCACGTGTAACACCTGGTCCATCACCTGTTACTGGAAGACAATCTACAACCGCTACGACAACATTAACCACAGTTGTGTCATCCACTGTGTTGCTTTCGACGGCAATGCTCAACATCACCGACAGCGCAGGAGTCACCCATCCGGCACGTGTTCTTCTGGACAGCGGAGCACAATCCAGCTTCATCACTGGCAGGCTAGCCCAATTCCTATGTTTACCACGCAAATTGGTAAACATTCCCTTGTCAGGGATTGGTGGCAGCGCAGGATCGAACGTGCGACACACCGTGACTACTACCATTCATTCCCGATGCTCCAGTTACAATGCAACGGTGGAAATGTTAGTGCTTCCCAAACTGACGGTGGAAATGCCACGACAGTACATCAACATCAGCCACTGGAGTATTCCTGAAGCATGTGTTCTGGCTGACCCGTCGTTCAACAACCCAGCGCCTATCGACCTGATACTGGGAGCATCACTCTTCTACGAGATCCTGAGGACCGGACGGCTATCGTTGGGTGACAACATGCCAACGCTCCAAGAAACCGAATTtggttgggttgtcagcggaAACACCATCATCGAGGAACCATTGTCATCTTCAATGTGTGCAGTCGTCACGCACACCAACGAGCTGGACTCTTTGATGAAGAGATTCTTCGAACTAGAAGAGGTGAGCGGCACACCAAGCTGGAGCAACGAAGAACGTGCGTGTGAGGAGCATTATACAGCGACAACTACCACAGACATCAACGGTCGATACGTGGTTCGACTTCCCCGGAAAGCCGAAATGATCGGCAAACTTGGGGACTCAAAGACCAGCGCACTAAGAAGGTTCTTAGCAATAGAACGACGACTTCAAAGAGAACCGGAAACTCAACAAGCCTatgttgatttcatgaacGAGTACCTTCGCTTAGGTCATATGAGCAAGGTGGCAGCTACATCGATGGACGCTGAGACGTTCTATCTACCTCATCATCCGGTCTTCAAAGCCGACAGCACCACTACCAAGTGCCGTGTCGTCTTTGACGCATCGAGCAAATCATCAACGGGAGTATCATTGAATGATACGTTAATGGTCGGGCCGACCATTCAACAGGATGCTACCTCCATTTTGATGCGGTTCCGTACAAGGGCTGTTGCCCTCACAGCAGACGTGGCTAAAATGTACCGGCAGGTTTTGGTACATCCCACCGATCGATCCCTGCAACGCATCCTGTGGCGGAATTCACCAAACGAGCCCATCGAGGAGTATGAGCTCAACACCGTGACGTATGGGACAGCATCTGCACCGTTCCTGGCAGTACGATCATTACAACAAACGGTAGAAGATCATGGGAAGGAATATCCGGCTGCAGCTGCGCGATCCTGTGACTTCTACGTGGATGATTTCGTGTCTGGAAGTGATTCGCCGGCAGAGGCTGAATCCCTACAAGTACAAACGGCAGAATTGTACGCGAAGACGGGGTTCGAGCTACGAAAATGGGCTTCCAACAAGCCATCCGTGCTACAGCATGTGGACCAACAGCAGTTAGCAGCCACTCCATCTGCTGAATCGGGAGCCGAAGGAGTTCTGGCAACTCTTGGTTTAGTTTGGGACTCATCTTCCGACAACATGAGTTTCAAAATCAACGCGCCCTACGTTATTGGGCCAATAACGAAGCGGAAGGTCCTTTCTTGCATCGCCAGGATCTACGATCCTTTGGGAATTGTTGACCCAGTGAAAGCCATGGCGAAGCAATTCCTCCAACGTATCTGGACTCTTCAGACGGACCAGCAACATCCCTGGGGATGGGACGACGAACTACCGCATCACCTTCAAGGACAATGGATCAACTTCCACAACCAATTGATCCATCTACAGGAGCTACACATTCCTCGTGTAGCAATTGGACCTGACAGCATCTCTAGCCaattccatttcttttgcgaCGCGTCAGAAAAGGGATATGGAGCATGCTGTTACATCAGGAGCTGCAACGAACAGGGAGTCGTCACGATTCAACTGTTCGCCTCGAAGACGAAAGTGACACCAATAAGCAGCAAGCACTCCATCGCCCGACTGGAATTGTGCGCAGCACAATTAGCCAGCTTGCTTTATAATCGTGTGAAGTCAGCTGTCGAGTTGCAATCTCCAGCTACATTTTGGACGGATTCAACCACCGTGGTGCATTGGCTACGAGGATCACCAAGctgctggaagccgttcgtcgccAATCGTGTCTCGCAAGTGCAACAGCTTACAACTGGTTGTGCTTGGCGACACATTGCTGGAATAGACAACCCAGCGGACCTTGCATCACGCGGCTGCCTGAGTAAGGAGCTCCTCAACAATCCGTTATGGTGGCAGGGCCCACCATGGCTAAATCAACCGGAAGAGCAATGGCCGGAATCATCGATATCGTCATTTGACGACGACGCTGCCGCAGAAAGACGCGCCTCTACAGTGGCCTGTGCAGTTGTCGAGAAACCGCACCATCGCGTCTTCACGTTATACTCATCGTTCTCGAAGCTCAGAAGAATGATGGCGTATTGGGTTCAATACTTCAACCGTTGTTCAAAACGTCGATCGTATACTGGCCCTGGTATCACGACAGCAGACCTGAAGGAAGCAGAGGAAGTAATGTGCCGATTAGCGCAGAGGGATTATTTCACACAAGAAATAAGAGCACTACAACGGAAGGAATCAATTTCTTCGTCATCGAAGCTGAAGTGGCTGCATCCGCAGCTGGGAGCAGACGGCATCATTCGTGTTGGTGGCAGGCTTAGCAACGCATTGCTATCAGAGGACACCAAACATCCTATCGTGGTTCCCAACGGACATCCGTTAGCCCATCTGCTGATGGATCATTTCCACAAGACGCTGCTACATGCGGGACCACAGCTGATGCTGA atatGAATTCCAGCCAAAGCTCTGTACAAGAGGAAAATGCAAGCAGCGCATGCAAGCACCTCGCCGCCGAAAAACTACTAGCAACGAAGATAGAGAGCGCGTGGTAA
- the LOC118515280 gene encoding uncharacterized protein LOC118515280 → MRSRKKKSVQVMKISSILLVQQPKRSQFYQANNNHSIICGLIIHSFVVFGFGNHPFKGVWLRQELLLVEVRSCNIFLVGKFVLLSHRERIQYEFQPKLCTRGKCKQRMQAPRRRKTTSNEDRERVVTAYENGATAATISEMFNLKKPTVHGIIKKYQTQWQIEVKKSGGNRSKLLSQPAVNDVRNWIDEDCTVTLKALAEKVFEQHGVRVSSTTIAREIKGFNYSLKMVKLLPERRNTTTTVEERKHYATQFYEIAREIPDNGLIYLDEVGFNVTSG, encoded by the exons ATGCgatcacgaaaaaaaaaatccgttcaggtaatgaaaatatCTAGTATATTATTGGTCCAGCAACCGAAGCGTTCACAGTTTTACCAAGCGAATAACAATCATAGCATCATTTGCGGTCTAATTATACATTcctttgttgttttcggtttTGGCAATCATCCTTTTAAAG GTGTTTGGCTACGACAGGAGCTCTTGCTTGTTGAAGTGCGCtcgtgcaacatttttcttgtcggtaaatttgttttattatcgcACCGTGAAAGAATACA atatGAATTCCAGCCAAAGCTCTGTACAAGAGGAAAATGCAAGCAGCGCATGCAAGCACCTCGCCGCCGAAAAACTACTAGCAACGAAGATAGAGAGCGCGTGGTAACGGCGTATGAAAACGGAGCCACTGCAGCTACGATTAgcgaaatgtttaatttgaaaaaaccgACTGTCCATGGTATCatcaaaaaataccaaacccaATGGCAAATCGAGGTAAAGAAGAGTGGTGGCAACAGATCTAAACTATTGTCGCAGCCAGCCGTAAATGATGTTCGGAACTGGATCGACGAGGACTGCACGGTGACGCTTAAAGCACTCGCAGAGAAAGTGTTCGAACAACACGGTGTTCGAGTTTCGTCCACAACCATAGCGAGGGAAATAAAAGGATTCAACTACTCTCTGAAGATGGTCAAACTGTTACCGGAGCGACGCAACACAACAACGACTGTCGAAGAAAGGAAACATTACGCTACACAATTCTATGAAATTGCGCGCGAAATTCCGGATAATGGATTAATCTATTTAGACGAAGTAGGATTTAACGTCA CCAGTGGATAA